The genome window AGGGTTTGAAAACGCACTCAATTGGCTGAATGAAAAGCTACCTAACCGAGAGGAAATTGGTTCGGCAAGACGAGTACATATTGCTACGTATCCACCCAAAGCTATTAGAGAACTATTGGCCAATGCATTAATTCATCAGAACTTCGATACATCTGGCTCTGCACCAATGGTCGAAGTATTTACTAATCGTATTGAAGTAAGTAATCCTGGTGTGCCCTTAATTAACGTGCTTCAGTTTCTCAATCATCTGCCGGTTAGTCGTAATGAAGCTATTGCAGCCACTATGCATGCCCTTGACTTTTGCGAACGACGAGGTAGTGGTATTGACCGCATTGTAGAGGAGTGTGAAAAACACTTACTCCCAGCTCCAGATTTTATTCGGGGGGACAATTTTACCCAAGCTATTTTATACGCGCCTAGGCTGCTACGTGAAATGAGTGCCCGAGACAAAGTAAGAGCGTGCTACCAACATGCTTGTTTAAAGCTAGCTAATGGTGAAACTATGTCCAACCAGTCTTTTAGAGAAAGAATGGGAATAGCTGAAAAAAACTATCCTATGGCTTCACGTATTATCTCTGATACACTAGAAGCTGGTCTTATAAAACCATATGATCCGGATAACAAGTCGAAAAAGCAAGCTCGGTATGTACCAGTTTTAAACTAAATCTTATGTAACGGCTGTGTAACTGGCGAATATAAAAACGCCATTTCCATCCCATACTATCTGTTTTTTTATGTAACGGTTATGTAACTCCCCTTACTATGCCCAACCAGCCGCAACCACTCCCCTACCTCATTATCGATTTCGACAGCACCTTCACGCAGGTAGAAGGCCTCGATGAATTGGCCGACATTGCCCTGACAGGTCAGCCGAACCGGGAGGAGGTAGTAAGCGCCATCCGGGCCCTGACGGACCGGGGCATGAGCGGGGAGTTAAACTTCTCGGAGTCGTTGAAGCAGCGGCTGACCCTGCTGCCGGCCCGGCGGGAGCACCTGCCCCTGCTAGTGGAGCGCCTGCGCGGCAAAGTATCCGAAAGCATTCAGCGTAACCGCAGCTTTTTTGAGAAGTTTCAGGGCCGCATTTACATTGTCAGCAGCGGCTTCCGGGAGTTTATTGAGCCGGTGGTGGCCGAGTTTGGCATCGACGCCGCGCACGTGCTGGCCAATACCTTCTCCTTCGATGCCGAGGGCCGCATTACCGGCTTCGACCCCGAAAACGTGCTCAGCCGCGACGGGGGCAAGATTCTGCAGTTGCGCCAGCTCGACCTGGACGGCGACGTGTACGCCCTCGGCGACGGGTACACCGACTACCAAATTCGGGAGGCTGGGCTGGCCAACCGCTTCTACGCCTTCACCGAAAACGTGCACCGCGCAGCCGTAGTAGCCCGCGCCGATGAGGTGCTGCCTTCCTTCGACGAATTTCTCTACCAGAACAAGCTCCCGATGACCCTCTCCTACCCCAAAAACCGCATCAAAGTTCTGCTGCTCGAAAACCCCGACCCGCGCGCCGCCGAGCTGTTCCGCCAGGAAGGCTACCAGGTAGATACCGTGCCCGGTGGCCTCGACGAAGACGAGCTAGTGCAGCAGATTGAGGGCGTGAGCATTCTGGGCATCCGGAGCAAAACCCAGGTAACGCAACGGGTGCTGGAGGCCGCCAACCGCCTCATCAGCATCGGGGCGTTCTGCATCGGTACCAACCAAATTGATTTGACGGGCTGCATGAAAAAGGGCGTGGCCGTATTCAATGCCCCTTTCAGCAACACCCGCTCAGTGGTGGAGCTGGCCCTGGGCGAAATCATCATGCTGGCCCGCCGCATCCCCGAGAAAAGCCCCAAAATGCACGAGGGCGAGTGGGATAAATCGGCCAAGGGGTCGTTTGAAATCCGGGGCAAGAAGCTGGGCATCGTCGGCTACGGCAATATCGGCGCCCAGCTCTCGGTAGTGGCCGAGGCCGTGGGCATGCAGGTGCTGTACTACGACGTGGCCGAGAAGCTGCAGCTCGGCAACGCCGTGAAGTGCCGCACCCTGGAGGAACTGCTCCGCCAGTCCGACATTGTAACCCTGCACGTAGACGGCCGCCCGGCCAATACCAACCTCATCGGGGCCACGGAGCTGGCCATGATGAAGCCCGGCGCCCTGCTGCTCAACAATAGCCGCGGCCACGTGGTCGATGTGCCGGCCCTGGCCGCCGTGCTTCGCTCCGGCCACCTGGGCGGGGCCGCCGTGGATGTGTTTCCCTACGAGCCCAAAACTAACCAAGAAAGCTTCGAGAGTGAGCTGCGCGGCCTGCCCAATGTGCTGCTCACCCCCCACGTGGGGGGTAGCACGGCCGAAGCTCAGCGCAACATTGCCGAGTTTGTGCCCGAGCGGATTATGCAGTACGTGAACACCGGCAACACCCAGCAGAGTGTCAATTTCCCCAACATTCAGCTGCCCGAGCAGCAGGCCCACCGCCTCATCCACATTCACCACAACGTGCCCGGCGTGCTGGCCCGCATCAACAACGTGCTGGCCCAACACCACGTCAACATCCTGGGGCAGTACCTGAAAACCAACGAGCACATCGGCTACGTCATCACCGACATCGACAAGCAGTACGAGTCGGAGGTAATCGGCGAGCTGCGCAAGGTGAAGCACACCATTAAGTTTCGAGTGCTGTATTAAGGGCGTGTGCCTAAGAAGATTCACTAGACCGTCATGCAGAGCCGGAGGCGAAGCATCTGGCGTGCAGTCGTTGCCATAGTACTCAGACGTCAGCACGCCAGATGCTTCGCCTCCGGCTCTGCATGACAGCCTTCGTGAAATAAATTCACACGCCTTCTTACAAGATAGATCTTACCCCCGTTTCTACAGCCGCTCCCGAACCTGGCCTAGGATCTTCTCCATCTCGGCGCGTACGGGAGCATCATCGCCGGGCAGGTTGTTGTTCAGGAAGCTGAAGGCCAGCAGCCGACCGGACTTGGTCCTGATGTAGCCTACTAAGTTGTGATTGTTGGTGAGCGTACCAGTTTTGCCCCACAGCCAAGGTTTACCCGCCACGGGGCGGTAGCGCCGACGCAGAGTACCTTGTCCGCCGCCGGCGGCCAGCAGGCTCAGCAGGCGCGGCTCCGCTACCTCCTGGTGCAGACGCAACAGCAACGCCACCAGCGTACGAGGCGTCACGAGGTTGAGGCGCGAGAGGCCGGAGCCATCAACCCACACTGGGGCATCGGGCAAGCCCGCGAGGTAGCGCTGCTGCACTACCTGGATAGTACGGGCCGTGTTCAAAGAGTCAAGGCGGAGCGAGGAGGAACACAGCAGCAGGAGCTGCTCGGCCAGGAAATTGTCGCTCACCCGAATCATGCGACGATAGAGCGAATCGACGGGTAGCCCGCGCAGCGTGTACACTGCATCCTGGGGCCGCAGGCGCAGCGGCACGGGAAGCACGGGGCGGCGCAGGGTGTCCTGAAGCAGTTGCAGGAGCAGCGCCGAACTAGTTCGAAACGGGGTTTCATCGACCCAGTTTTTCGTGGCTGGAAACACGGTGAAGCGGTTTTCCAGCGGCGTACGGCGCACGTGGTCATCGGCCGGATTAGCCGTGCCAGCCGGGGCCAGTTCTGTGAGCGGCCGGAAGAAGCGCGGATGCACGCGGGGTAGCGCCGGACCTGGTTTGCCGTAAAAACGCACCGTGTGGCCGTACACCGGAAAGGCCCCGCGCTCGGGCTGAAAGTAGTAGTTGTAGTCGTCCCAGCTCCACCCCGGCCCGAAGGCGGTAACGGTGGGCACCTCGGCGTAGAACAGCTTTTCGGGCCTATTTTGCAAGAAGATGAAAGCCCGCCGGAAGGGTACGTCGCCGTGGAGCAGGGTAGGGTCGCCAGTTCCCCAGAACACGAGGCTGTCGGGGCGCACCACGTAATGCAGGCTGGGCAAGGAATCGGGTAGCAAGCGCAGCCCGGCGTAGAGGCTGAACAGCTTCATGGTGCTGGCCGGGGTGAAATATCGGTCGTCATTCAGCCCAAATAGCTGCTGCCCCGTGGCTACATCCGTCAGGCACACGCCCACGTGGTGCCGCCGCAACACCGCCGAAGAAGTAAGCAACTGCTCTAGCCACGGCAAACCAGAAGCAGGTGCAGGAGTAGCAGTGGGCAGTATTTGGGCAGTAACAGGAAACCCAAGCAGCAGGTATAGCAGCACGAGCAAGGCGCGTTGCAGCAAGCGAAAAAACGGCATCAAGGCAGAAGTGATAAGCAAAACACCCGCAACTTGGGCAAAACCACCGCGCTTTTCAACTGCTGCGCTTGTTTGAGGGTAGTAGAGGCTTCTACTATCATGCTTCGCTGCGCCCGGCACGACGGGCTTTTACCTATTATCTGCGCCAGGGCAGTTTTGCCTCGTAATCAGTTGCAAACCCAACTATTCCCCGGGCAATAGACAGTCATTTCCTCGAGCCCGCGCCTTGGGAAGCCATAATTTCGTAGGGGTGGCCCCGCGGGCAAAGGCAACCCGCTCACAACCTGGCAGTATGAGTTGGTATATCCATCACCTACAGCCTGCTTCTATGTCCATCACCAATGAACTGTTCCATACCGTGTTGCGCCACGCCAGCCAAGAGGTTTCGCGCAAGGAGTTTCTGAGCCTTGCCGGACGCGGGCTAGCTGTGGGCGTAGCAACCAGCACGCTAGCCAGCTGCCAGGATAAGTCGGCTTCCGCTTCGGCCGCTACTACCCCCACTACGGGCACGCCCGCCTCGGAGGTAGATGCCAGCACGGTGTATGCGGCCCCAGGTGGCCAGCAGATACCTTCTTCCGAGGCAGTGTCGCCGCCGGCCAAGGTACCCGCCGACCTGAACAAGCCCATCGAACTGGAAGCCTGGAAGTCGGACGTGGACCCCCAATCGGGGCCGGTGCCTACCCCCCTGCCCCCCGACAAACGCGTGGGCTACGCCCTGGTGGGCCTGGGCCACCTCACCCTGGAGGAGCTACTGCCAGCCTTTGGAGAATGCAAAAAATCGAAGCCGGTGGCCTTGGTCAGCGGCTCACCGGAGAAGCTTAAGAAAGTGGCTCAGCAATATGGCATCAAGCCCGAAAGCTGCTACAGCTACCAGGATTATGATAAGCTCAAGGACAATCCCGAAGTGCAGGTTATTTACATTGTACTACCTAACTCCATGCACGCTGAGTACACCATCCGGGGGGCCCAGGCCGGCAAGCACATCCTCTGCGAAAAGCCCATGGCCAACTCTTCGGCCGAGTGCGAGGCCATGATTGCGGCCTGCAAAAAAGCCAATAAAAAGCTCATGGTGGCCTACCGCATTCAGTACGAGCCTTACAACCGGCAGGTAAAAGAGATGGTGCGCGGCAACAAGTTCGGCAAGCCCAAGTACATCGAAGCCCAGAACAGCCAGAGCTCCGCCAACCCCGACCACTGGCGCCACAAACAGGACCTGGCCGGCGGCGGTGCCCTCCCCGATATTGGCCTCTATTGTCTCAATACCAGCCGTTTTGTGCTGGGCACGGAGCCCACCGAGGTTTTTGCCTACTCCCACAGCACGCCCGGCAACCCCTTGTTCAAGGAGGTAGAGGAAGCCATGTCGTGGCAGATGCGCTTCCCCGACGGCGTCATTGTCAACTGCATTACCCACTACAATACCCACGATTCCCGTTTCTACCGCGTGAACACCGAGCGAGGCTGGATTCACGTGGATAACGCCTACGCCTACACCGGCCAGCAGCTGCAAACCTCCCACGCCGAAGGGCCCGCCAAGATGAAAAACCAGGTGGTGCTGAGCGAGAAGAACCAGTTTGCCGCTGAAATGGACCACTTTTCAGAGTGCGTGCTGGAAGACAAGCCGCCCCACACTCCCGGCGAGGAAGGCTTGCAGGACCAGCGCATCATGGAGGCCATCTACCAATCGGCCCGTGAGGGCCGCCCGGTAAAGCTGACGCCAGTGCAAGGCACCGATGTATTCCGCGGCCCCGAACCGAAACAGGCGTAAAACACCTGATTAAACACCCTGTCATCCTGAGCCCAGCGAAGGACCTTATCACGCCAGGACGAGTCGTTGTTACGATAGTCGTTTCAGCGTGATAAGGTCCTTCGCTGGGCTCAGGATGACAGGCTTTGGGGATAAGCACATCAAGATAGACCTGGAAAGCGAACTGCACACTTGCCCCTTCGCGCGTAGCACAAAGTTTCGCGGCTCCGCCTGGATATATCCGCTAACTTTGTTTCCCGTTATGCCAGACCGAACCCCTACCCCCACGGCTGCAACGGCCAAGTACATTTTCGTCACCGGTGGAGTGACCTCCTCGCTGGGCAAAGGCATCATCTCGGCCTCCCTGGCCAAGCTGCTGCAGGCCCGCGGCTTCCGCGTCACCATCCAGAAGTTCGACCCCTACATCAACATCGACCCCGGCACGCTCAACCCCTATGAGCACGGCGAATGTTACGTCACGGACGACGGGGCCGAAACTGACCTCGACCTGGGCCACTACGAACGGTTCCTGAACGTACCGACCTCCCAGGCTAACAACGTCACGACCGGCCGCATCTACGACCACGTCATCACGAAGGAGCGCGAGGGCGCCTACCTCGGTAAGACCGTGCAAGTGGTGCCCCATATCACCGACGAGATTAAACGGCGCATGCTGCTGCTGGGCCAGACCGGCGACTTCGACGTGGTAATTACCGAAATCGGGGGCTCCATTGGTGATATTGAGTCGTTGCCTTTCGTGGAATCGGTGCGCCAGTTGCGCTGGGAGCTACCCGAAAACAGCTCCCTGGTTATTCACCTCACCCTGCTGCCCTACCTCAAGGCGGCCGGCGAGCTGAAAACCAAGCCCACCCAACACTCCGTGCGCGACCTGCGCAGCGCCGGCCTGCAGCCCGACATCCTGGTGTGCCGCTCCGAGTACCCGATTCCGGCCGAAATGCGCCGCAAAATTGCCCTGTTCTGCAACGTCAACATTAACTCCGTAATCGAGAGCCTGGACGCGGACAGCATCTACTCCGTGCCGTTGCTCATGCTGAAAGAGCACCTCGATGAGCGGGTTATCAAGAAGCTGAAGCTGCAAGGTGGCGCGCCCCAACCTGACTTAGAAGCCTGGAAAGACTTCTTGGGCCGCCTGAAAAACCCCACTGAGGAAGTGACGATTGCGCTGGTGGGCAAATACGTGGAGCTGCCCGACGCCTACAAGTCTATTAATGAGGCCTTTGTGCACGCCGGCGCCCAGAATGAGTGCAAAGTGACGGTGCGCAGCATTCAGTCGGACCATATCAACCCCGACAACGTGGCCCAACTGCTGCACGGCGTGGATGGCGTGCTGGTAGCACCTGGTTTTGGCGAGCGAGGTTTCGAAGGCAAGATTTTGGCCGTCAAGCACGTGCGCGAGAACAACATTCCGTTTTTCGGTATTTGTTTGGGCATGCAGGTAGCGGTAGTAGAGTTTGCCCGCAACGTGCTGGGCCTGCCCGAAGCCTCGTCTACGGAGATGAACGCCCAGACGCCGGCTCCCGTCATTGCCATGATGGAGGAGCAGAAAAGCATTACCCAGAAGGGCGGCACCATGCGCCTCGGGGCCTACGACTGTGAGCTGCGCCGGGGCTCGAAAGCAGCCAAAGCCTACGGCCGTAACCACATCAGTGAGCGGCACCGGCACCGCTACGAGTTCAACAACGAGTACCTGAAGCAGTACGAGGAAGCTGGCATGATTCCTTCGGGCCTCAACCCCGAAACCGGGCTGGTGGAAGTAGTGGAGCTAGCCAACCACCCGTGGTTTGTGGCCGGCCAATTTCACCCCGAGCTGAAAAGCACCGTCCAGAACCCCCACCCGCTGTTCGTGCGCTTTGTGCGCGCCGCTATCCAGAACCGCAAGGGGTAGCAGCGGTGAGGTGAAATGATGAACTAGTGAGCTGGTACATCTCATTCACTCACTAGTTATTCGTCATGCCGAGGCGCAGCCGAAGCATCTCGCTCGAGTCGTTGAGTTATCACTACAACGTCAGCACGCGAGATGCTTCGGCTGCGCCTCGGCATGACGTTCTTTTTGCATTTTCTGGCTGT of Hymenobacter sublimis contains these proteins:
- the serA gene encoding phosphoglycerate dehydrogenase, encoding MPNQPQPLPYLIIDFDSTFTQVEGLDELADIALTGQPNREEVVSAIRALTDRGMSGELNFSESLKQRLTLLPARREHLPLLVERLRGKVSESIQRNRSFFEKFQGRIYIVSSGFREFIEPVVAEFGIDAAHVLANTFSFDAEGRITGFDPENVLSRDGGKILQLRQLDLDGDVYALGDGYTDYQIREAGLANRFYAFTENVHRAAVVARADEVLPSFDEFLYQNKLPMTLSYPKNRIKVLLLENPDPRAAELFRQEGYQVDTVPGGLDEDELVQQIEGVSILGIRSKTQVTQRVLEAANRLISIGAFCIGTNQIDLTGCMKKGVAVFNAPFSNTRSVVELALGEIIMLARRIPEKSPKMHEGEWDKSAKGSFEIRGKKLGIVGYGNIGAQLSVVAEAVGMQVLYYDVAEKLQLGNAVKCRTLEELLRQSDIVTLHVDGRPANTNLIGATELAMMKPGALLLNNSRGHVVDVPALAAVLRSGHLGGAAVDVFPYEPKTNQESFESELRGLPNVLLTPHVGGSTAEAQRNIAEFVPERIMQYVNTGNTQQSVNFPNIQLPEQQAHRLIHIHHNVPGVLARINNVLAQHHVNILGQYLKTNEHIGYVITDIDKQYESEVIGELRKVKHTIKFRVLY
- a CDS encoding D-alanyl-D-alanine carboxypeptidase/D-alanyl-D-alanine-endopeptidase; translated protein: MPFFRLLQRALLVLLYLLLGFPVTAQILPTATPAPASGLPWLEQLLTSSAVLRRHHVGVCLTDVATGQQLFGLNDDRYFTPASTMKLFSLYAGLRLLPDSLPSLHYVVRPDSLVFWGTGDPTLLHGDVPFRRAFIFLQNRPEKLFYAEVPTVTAFGPGWSWDDYNYYFQPERGAFPVYGHTVRFYGKPGPALPRVHPRFFRPLTELAPAGTANPADDHVRRTPLENRFTVFPATKNWVDETPFRTSSALLLQLLQDTLRRPVLPVPLRLRPQDAVYTLRGLPVDSLYRRMIRVSDNFLAEQLLLLCSSSLRLDSLNTARTIQVVQQRYLAGLPDAPVWVDGSGLSRLNLVTPRTLVALLLRLHQEVAEPRLLSLLAAGGGQGTLRRRYRPVAGKPWLWGKTGTLTNNHNLVGYIRTKSGRLLAFSFLNNNLPGDDAPVRAEMEKILGQVRERL
- a CDS encoding Gfo/Idh/MocA family protein, translated to MSITNELFHTVLRHASQEVSRKEFLSLAGRGLAVGVATSTLASCQDKSASASAATTPTTGTPASEVDASTVYAAPGGQQIPSSEAVSPPAKVPADLNKPIELEAWKSDVDPQSGPVPTPLPPDKRVGYALVGLGHLTLEELLPAFGECKKSKPVALVSGSPEKLKKVAQQYGIKPESCYSYQDYDKLKDNPEVQVIYIVLPNSMHAEYTIRGAQAGKHILCEKPMANSSAECEAMIAACKKANKKLMVAYRIQYEPYNRQVKEMVRGNKFGKPKYIEAQNSQSSANPDHWRHKQDLAGGGALPDIGLYCLNTSRFVLGTEPTEVFAYSHSTPGNPLFKEVEEAMSWQMRFPDGVIVNCITHYNTHDSRFYRVNTERGWIHVDNAYAYTGQQLQTSHAEGPAKMKNQVVLSEKNQFAAEMDHFSECVLEDKPPHTPGEEGLQDQRIMEAIYQSAREGRPVKLTPVQGTDVFRGPEPKQA
- a CDS encoding CTP synthase; its protein translation is MPDRTPTPTAATAKYIFVTGGVTSSLGKGIISASLAKLLQARGFRVTIQKFDPYINIDPGTLNPYEHGECYVTDDGAETDLDLGHYERFLNVPTSQANNVTTGRIYDHVITKEREGAYLGKTVQVVPHITDEIKRRMLLLGQTGDFDVVITEIGGSIGDIESLPFVESVRQLRWELPENSSLVIHLTLLPYLKAAGELKTKPTQHSVRDLRSAGLQPDILVCRSEYPIPAEMRRKIALFCNVNINSVIESLDADSIYSVPLLMLKEHLDERVIKKLKLQGGAPQPDLEAWKDFLGRLKNPTEEVTIALVGKYVELPDAYKSINEAFVHAGAQNECKVTVRSIQSDHINPDNVAQLLHGVDGVLVAPGFGERGFEGKILAVKHVRENNIPFFGICLGMQVAVVEFARNVLGLPEASSTEMNAQTPAPVIAMMEEQKSITQKGGTMRLGAYDCELRRGSKAAKAYGRNHISERHRHRYEFNNEYLKQYEEAGMIPSGLNPETGLVEVVELANHPWFVAGQFHPELKSTVQNPHPLFVRFVRAAIQNRKG